In the Leptotrichia sp. oral taxon 212 genome, one interval contains:
- a CDS encoding ribose-phosphate pyrophosphokinase, producing the protein MTALSEEDKKKIRIFAGSASADLAEKIAKYLEIDLAPLQMRRFSDGEIFIKSEESVRGCKVFIIQSTSRPVNESIMELLIFIDALRRASAEEIIAVIPYYGYARQDRKASPREPITSKLVANLLTVAGATRVVTMDLHARQIQGFFDIPVDHMEALPILAKHFIKYGFTPQDTVVVSPDVGGVKRARGFAKWLHTPLAIIDKRRAKANVSEVMNIIGDVEGKKAILIDDMIDTAGTICNAAQALIEKGAVEVYACATHAVFSGPALERLKNSAFTRVVVTDSIYLPEEQRFEKLRILSTSKMFAETIKRITTSEPISNLFEMPVEENKSE; encoded by the coding sequence ATGACAGCCTTGAGCGAAGAAGATAAGAAGAAGATTAGAATTTTTGCAGGTTCAGCGAGTGCAGATCTGGCAGAGAAAATAGCAAAGTATCTTGAAATTGATCTGGCACCACTTCAGATGAGAAGATTTTCTGACGGAGAAATATTTATAAAGTCAGAAGAAAGTGTAAGAGGTTGTAAGGTTTTTATCATTCAATCCACTTCACGACCTGTAAATGAAAGTATAATGGAACTACTTATTTTTATTGATGCCTTAAGAAGAGCATCAGCCGAGGAAATTATAGCAGTAATTCCTTATTATGGATATGCAAGACAGGACAGAAAGGCAAGTCCAAGGGAGCCGATTACTTCAAAACTTGTTGCCAATCTGCTGACGGTTGCAGGAGCAACAAGAGTTGTAACTATGGATTTACATGCTAGACAGATACAGGGATTCTTTGATATTCCTGTTGATCATATGGAAGCATTGCCTATTTTGGCAAAACATTTTATAAAATATGGATTTACACCTCAAGACACAGTTGTAGTGTCACCTGATGTCGGAGGAGTAAAAAGGGCGAGAGGATTTGCAAAATGGCTGCACACTCCTTTGGCGATTATAGATAAAAGACGTGCAAAAGCTAATGTTTCAGAAGTAATGAATATTATCGGAGATGTAGAAGGTAAAAAAGCCATTCTGATAGATGACATGATAGATACTGCAGGAACTATATGTAATGCGGCTCAGGCACTGATTGAAAAGGGAGCTGTAGAGGTTTATGCCTGCGCAACACATGCTGTTTTTTCAGGTCCGGCATTGGAAAGACTTAAAAATTCAGCATTTACAAGAGTTGTTGTAACAGACAGCATTTACTTACCGGAAGAACAGAGATTTGAAAAGCTTAGAATACTTTCAACAAGTAAAATGTTTGCTGAAACTATAAAGAGAATAACTACAAGTGAACCAATAAGCAACTTGTTTGAAATGCCGGTTGAGGAAAATAAAAGTGAATAA